One stretch of Methanotorris formicicus Mc-S-70 DNA includes these proteins:
- a CDS encoding cation:proton antiporter, with translation MEYSIVIGYISFLLIAGSFIARIGEKMGLPDIPLLLLFGLFVGPVTGIVSSNYAQNIFAIVGTIGLIVLLLVGAFEMRWIVLKRVLKTVLKLDTVALFISLAISGVIFNMIFKLPHFNPVGYLYGAINCATDPATLIPIFSKSNIDPEIAITLEAESVFNDPLGIVATMLSLSALGLGESTNPILEFLALAIGGGILGLIAGKIFEIMVLKEDFNEYIAPLSIGAAMAVWYVGEELIPKVIGYEFSGFMAVAIMGLYLGNTLTKYPRKSNEIEKITEFCTDLSTLIRILIFVFLGASISLPFLKSYGFEGLLCAVGAIFIARPIAVFMATSIPPINETLKERLYLALEGPRGVVPAALAATVYSHIMANPNIIPSYIGKYIQPEAIAGSILVATFMTILLSVVIEGSWARPLADKLLK, from the coding sequence ATGGAGTATTCCATAGTAATTGGATATATTTCGTTTTTATTAATTGCAGGGTCATTTATAGCGAGAATTGGAGAAAAAATGGGACTGCCTGATATCCCACTATTACTGTTATTTGGGCTTTTTGTTGGACCGGTGACTGGTATAGTGTCTTCCAATTATGCACAGAACATCTTTGCCATTGTTGGAACCATAGGATTGATTGTTCTTTTATTGGTAGGAGCATTTGAAATGAGATGGATTGTTTTAAAGAGGGTATTAAAAACAGTTTTAAAATTAGATACAGTTGCACTCTTTATTTCTCTCGCTATTTCTGGAGTGATATTTAATATGATTTTCAAACTACCTCACTTCAATCCAGTTGGATATTTGTATGGTGCAATAAACTGTGCTACAGACCCTGCAACACTAATCCCAATATTTTCCAAATCCAACATAGACCCAGAAATCGCTATAACCTTAGAGGCAGAGAGTGTATTTAACGACCCCCTTGGTATTGTGGCAACTATGTTGAGTTTATCCGCATTGGGATTGGGAGAGAGTACCAACCCAATATTGGAATTTTTAGCATTGGCTATTGGTGGAGGAATTTTGGGTTTAATAGCAGGGAAGATATTTGAGATAATGGTTTTAAAAGAAGATTTTAATGAGTATATAGCCCCACTAAGTATTGGAGCTGCAATGGCTGTATGGTATGTTGGAGAAGAGTTGATTCCAAAGGTAATTGGTTATGAGTTTAGTGGGTTCATGGCAGTTGCTATAATGGGATTGTATTTAGGGAATACATTAACAAAATACCCAAGAAAGTCGAATGAAATTGAAAAAATTACGGAATTCTGCACAGATTTGTCAACACTTATAAGAATATTGATATTTGTATTTTTAGGGGCAAGTATAAGCCTTCCCTTCCTAAAAAGTTATGGATTTGAAGGTTTGTTGTGTGCAGTAGGTGCTATTTTCATTGCAAGACCAATTGCCGTATTTATGGCAACATCAATACCACCTATCAACGAAACTTTAAAAGAAAGGTTATATCTCGCATTGGAGGGGCCAAGAGGTGTGGTTCCTGCAGCATTGGCGGCAACGGTTTATTCACACATAATGGCAAATCCAAACATAATTCCATCATATATTGGAAAGTACATACAACCAGAGGCTATTGCCGGCTCAATTTTGGTGGCAACATTCATGACGATTTTACTGAGTGTGGTTATTGAAGGTTCATGGGCAAGACCACTTGCAGACAAACTCTTAAAATAA